The Candidatus Methylomirabilota bacterium genome contains the following window.
TTCGGCGATGTGGACAAGATCGCGACCATCGGCACGCCCGACCGGTGCATCGAGACCCTGCGACATAAAGTCGCCCAGGGCATCACGTACTTCATCTGCCTGTTCACCGACGGCGGCCAGCCCGAGACCGTCCGACTCTTCGGCGAGCGCGTCCTCCCCGCGTTTCGCTGACCCGCATGCGCGTCGGCCTGTCCATCGATCCGCCCCTGGCCACCATCCCCGCGCTGCTGCGCCAGGAAGGCGTGGACGTCTACCAGACCGTGCTGCGCGACCCGGGCCGCTTCGGCAACTACGGCGTGCCCGAGCCGGCCGACCGCGCCGCGCTCGTCGAGGGTCTGGAGGGGCGCCGGGTCTGGGGTGTGGCGCACGGCTCACTGCTCATCAACCTGGCCAGCCCCGAGGGCCGCATCCGCAACTCCTCGGTCTCGAGCCTCCTCGCCGATCTCAAGGTGGCGGCGGAGGTCGGGCTCGACGCCGTGTGCTTTCACGTGGGCTACGCCAAGGGGCACCCAAGCGCGGAGGCGGCCCTGACCCTCGCCACGCGCAAGCTGGGCGAGCTGATCGCGCGCATGCCCGAGGGCCCCCGGCTGCTCCTCGAGAACTCCTGCGAGGGCAGCGAGCTGGGCCAGACCATCCCGGAGCTGGCGCGCCTCGTGCGCGATGTCGGCGCGCCCGGCGATCGCTTCGGCCTTCTCATCGACACCTGCCATCTCCACGCCGCCGGCTTCGATCTCTCGGGCGAGGCCGCGGGCCAGCGCCTGGCCGACGCCCTGGCCGACGAGGGAATGCTGGAGCGGGTGGTCGCCTTCCATCTCAATGACTGCCAGCTTCCCTGCGGGGCGCATCGCGACCGGCACGCCGCCCCCGGCGCGGGGACCATCGGCATGGGCGTGATCTCGGTCGCGACGCATCCTCCCTTCGCTACTCTCCCAGGGGTGCTCGAGCTCTCCATCGAGGACGCGCGGCAAGGATTGGCCTTTCTCCGGCAGCATGGGGCGACAAGCGCCTAGGGCTTGCCTTGGATCTGGAAGATATGTATCTTCTAGATATATGAGGAGACCCATGAGAGCTCGCACACTCGTCTCGGTGGTTTTGGCTGTGGGCATGCTGGCGGGGGGATGCGCCGCCCTCGCGGTCTGGTCGGCTCCCGAGAAGGCGCCCAGTCCCGAACGGACGGCCTTGGCCGTGCGGGTCGACGGGCTGTTCTGGCAGACCCTTCACGGCGGCGAGTTTCAGAAAATCCCCGAGGCCCTGACCGCCCTCAAGGCGGCCTACCTCGAGAATCCCAACGACGCGGTGACGGCCGCGCATATCGGCTGGATGCACGTGTGGCGCCTCGCCGAGCGGGCCCGCCTGGCCTCCGAGCCCCGCGATCCCGGCATCACGGACCATGCCGTGCTCGCCCGCAAGTATTTCGAGGAAGCCGTGCGACTGAATCCTCGCGAGGCGCGGTACCTCGGCTTCTACGCCTCCCTGCTCATGACGGAAGGCGCGATCCACAAGGACGAAAAGCTCCGCCGCCGCGGGTACTACACCATGCGGGAGGCCGTGGCGGCCTGGCCCGAGTTCAACTATTTCACCGCGGGCTACGGATTCTCGACTCAGCCCCACGACTCCCCGCGCTTCCGCGAGGGCCTGGAATACCAGTGGCTCACTCTCGATGTGTGCGTGGGTGAGAAGGTGGATCGGGCCAACCCGGACTTCGCCAAGTACATGCGCCGGGAAACCAAGGAAGGTCCCAAGCGCGTGTGCTGAACTCCTGGATCGCCCCCCACAACTTCGAAGGATTCTTTCTCAACTTCGGCGACATGCTGGTGAAAGCCGGCGACCCCGACACCGCGATGAAGATCTATCGCGACGCTCAGCACACGCCGGACTACGCCGCCTGGCCTTACAAAGGCGTGCTCGAGGACCGCATGCGCGATGCCGCGCGCAACGTGGAGGCCTTTCGCCAGGACAACCCTCCGCCGGGCGCGCCCACCCTCATGGTGCGTTCAACCTACGCCTGCATGGGGTGTCACCAGCGATAAGCGCCCGGACGGTCGCTCAGGCGGTCGCGGCCTTCAGATCGTCGAGCTGACGGCGGGCGCCCGCGACCATCGAGGCCAGGTCGGAGGTGAGCATGATGAGGTCGAAGCCGCGCTTCACCGCCCCTGCCGCGAAGGCCGCGCTCGCGCAGTGCATGCACGCCTTGATGCCGTGCTTGTGCGCGGCCTCGCGGATGCGGTCGCACGTGGCCACGTGCACGGGGTCGGGATTGTCGCCGCGCGGGGCCATGCCCAGGGCGAAGGAGAGATCGGAGGGGCCGATGTAGACGGCGTCGAGCCCGGGAGTGGCGCAGATGGCGTCCAGGTTGTCGAGCCCTTCCTTGGTCTCGATCATGGCCATGACGACGATCTCGTCATTCGCCTTGGCGAGGTAGTCGGCGCCGCCGTAGTGCACGGCGCGCACCGGCCCCGACGAGCGCATGCCCACGGGCGGATAGCGGCAGGCGCCCACCGCCTTGGCCGCGTCCTCGGCGGTATTGATCAGCGGCACGATGATGCCGTAGGCGCCCAGGTCCAGCGCCTTCATGATCGTCGCGGGGTCGTTCCACGGCACCCGCACCACCGGCACCGTGTCAGTCTGCGAGATCGCCTGCAGCATGGGCCAGACATCGCTCATGTCGGTGGTGCCGTGCTGCATGTCGACGCAGAGGGCATCGAAACCCTGCCGCGCCATCACCTCCGCGGTGAACCCGTGGGACACGGAGAGCCAGCCCAGCGTCACACACTTCTTGTCACGCCACATCTGCTTGATCCTGTTCGGTCGCACTGTCGCACCTCGCGTCGTGGGATAGCCGGTGGCCCGGCGAGCGCGCGAAGCGTAACACATCTGGCGTTGCCGGTCATGGTGGGGCATCATGGGGCGCGGCCGGCCGCACCCACTCCACGGGCAATCGATGAGGAGGCGACGATGGCGAGGATCGAGCCACTGGGAATCCAAGAAGTCGACCAGGAGATCCGGCATCTCTGCGAAGAGGCCGAGCGCCAGACCGGCACCTCGGCCGGCCCGCGCACGTACGCTCGGAACCCCGGCGTGCTCAAGGCCCTCACGGCGTTCCGCGCCACCCTGGCCCGCGATGGCATGATCGACCCCGTCCTCCGCGAGCTGGTGCGCTTGAAGATCGCCGCCCTCAACGCCTGTCGCTACTGACTCACCGTGCGCTATGCCGGGGCCCGGCATGCGGGGGCGACCGATGCGAAGATCGCCGCGATCGACGACGAGACCTCGGACCTCTTGAGCCCGCGCGAGCGAGCGGCCATCCGGTTCGCGGAAAAGCTCGCTGTCGACCACCACAAGGTCGACGACCCCCTCTGGTCCGAGATGCGCCAGCACTTCTCGGAGGCGGAGATCATCGAGCTCGTCGCCCACACCACGCTCTACATCGGCTTCGGACGGTTCAACGAGATCGTGGGGCTCGATCCCGCCTAGGTCGGGATCGTCAGGAAATGCGCCAGCTCTTGTCCACGTAGCGGCGGCCGTCCACCTCCGACACCTGGATGGCGGCGCGGTAGGCGCCCGCCTCCACGGTGAGGACGCGCGTCTCGACCGCGACCTGCTCGGGGTCGGCCGGGCCTTCGAGCGCCTCATGGAGAACGCGGCCGTCGAGCCCGCCGCCCTCGGCGATGCCGAGAAGGGCGAGGATGGTCGGGGACACGTCTACGTTGCCCGCGGGCGCGCGGACCGTGGTCCGCTTCTTGAAATCCACGCCCCAGGCCAGGAGCGTGTTGCGCACGTTCCAGGGGCTCATGCTGCCGTGGTCGCTCGCGTAGAGCTTGGCCCCGCCGCTGACATTCGCCAGGTCGCTCCCCGGCACTCCGAACGCGTTGGGTCGTGAGCCCCAGGGAAACGTGAAGAGCAGATCGGCGCCACGCTCCTGGTTGGCCGCGTGGATCAGCTCGAGGGAGAACGTCCCCTCGACCGCCCCGCGCGGGTCCGCGGGCGCCCGGCCCGCCACGAAGACGACCCCGCCCCACTCCTGCGACTGAACGAACCGCGCGATCCGCCCGATCCGTTCGCCGTCATGGTTCTCGACGTGGAGGGCCACGGCCTGCCCGCTACTCGCGAGAACCACGTCGCCCGAGTCGGGAGACGCCTTCAGCCGGGCGTCGATCAGGGCGCGGGCCACGTCTACCCCGGCCGTGTTCGTGCTGAACCCGTGGTCGGAGGCCACGAACACGTCGGTGGACGCAGTCAGACCGAGGTCATCGAGGGTCGCCAGCACGTGCGCGATCTCGCGATCGTCGTGGGCCAGGGCCTCGCGCGCGGACGGCGAGCCCACGCCCGAGTGGTGCTGGCTGTGATCCGGCTCGGTCAGCCAGTCGATCACGACGGTGGGCGCGAGCTCGGGAAGCACGTACTCGCGCAGCACCTGCTGTGTCCACGCGACCGACGCGTCGTAGCGCGGCGCCCCTGCCTCCTTCCCCGGGGCCGGCCCGAACTTGGCGAGGATGGCCTCGCTCACGTGGGCGGGGTAGGCCACGGTCTTGCCCGGCTCGAGATAGCCGTTGACGAGCACGCCCACTCCCGAAAGCGACTTTGGATTCAGCAGGAAAGCGCTGCCCGTCGAGCCCGAGCTGACACCGGCCAGCGAGCGCCCGTGGGCCTGGAGACGCTCGGCGAGCGTCGGGGTCCGCAGGAGGTGACCGCCGGTGGCCTCGTCGAGCCGCAGGAGGTGGCGGTGGTTGCCCGTGTCGAAGGCGCGCCGCGGATAGACGGCGGGGATGTACATCTGGTTGCCCAGGAGGCCGTTCGTGCCCGGCTGCGTCCCCGTGGAGAGCGCGGCCGCGTTGACGCGGGTCACC
Protein-coding sequences here:
- a CDS encoding TIM barrel protein — its product is MRVGLSIDPPLATIPALLRQEGVDVYQTVLRDPGRFGNYGVPEPADRAALVEGLEGRRVWGVAHGSLLINLASPEGRIRNSSVSSLLADLKVAAEVGLDAVCFHVGYAKGHPSAEAALTLATRKLGELIARMPEGPRLLLENSCEGSELGQTIPELARLVRDVGAPGDRFGLLIDTCHLHAAGFDLSGEAAGQRLADALADEGMLERVVAFHLNDCQLPCGAHRDRHAAPGAGTIGMGVISVATHPPFATLPGVLELSIEDARQGLAFLRQHGATSA
- a CDS encoding aldolase/citrate lyase family protein; translation: MWRDKKCVTLGWLSVSHGFTAEVMARQGFDALCVDMQHGTTDMSDVWPMLQAISQTDTVPVVRVPWNDPATIMKALDLGAYGIIVPLINTAEDAAKAVGACRYPPVGMRSSGPVRAVHYGGADYLAKANDEIVVMAMIETKEGLDNLDAICATPGLDAVYIGPSDLSFALGMAPRGDNPDPVHVATCDRIREAAHKHGIKACMHCASAAFAAGAVKRGFDLIMLTSDLASMVAGARRQLDDLKAATA
- a CDS encoding carboxymuconolactone decarboxylase family protein, coding for MARIEPLGIQEVDQEIRHLCEEAERQTGTSAGPRTYARNPGVLKALTAFRATLARDGMIDPVLRELVRLKIAALNACRY
- a CDS encoding alkaline phosphatase family protein, with amino-acid sequence MQNGTRFVIVFVVDGLRPDAITPGDTPTLFRLRAEGVDFTNSHAVFPTVTRVNAAALSTGTQPGTNGLLGNQMYIPAVYPRRAFDTGNHRHLLRLDEATGGHLLRTPTLAERLQAHGRSLAGVSSGSTGSAFLLNPKSLSGVGVLVNGYLEPGKTVAYPAHVSEAILAKFGPAPGKEAGAPRYDASVAWTQQVLREYVLPELAPTVVIDWLTEPDHSQHHSGVGSPSAREALAHDDREIAHVLATLDDLGLTASTDVFVASDHGFSTNTAGVDVARALIDARLKASPDSGDVVLASSGQAVALHVENHDGERIGRIARFVQSQEWGGVVFVAGRAPADPRGAVEGTFSLELIHAANQERGADLLFTFPWGSRPNAFGVPGSDLANVSGGAKLYASDHGSMSPWNVRNTLLAWGVDFKKRTTVRAPAGNVDVSPTILALLGIAEGGGLDGRVLHEALEGPADPEQVAVETRVLTVEAGAYRAAIQVSEVDGRRYVDKSWRIS